One genomic segment of Brassica napus cultivar Da-Ae chromosome A3, Da-Ae, whole genome shotgun sequence includes these proteins:
- the LOC106390940 gene encoding RNA polymerase II-associated protein 3-like → MARSPNKHGRDQAQDFQGFLNDLQDWELSLKDKDKKMKQQPSTSSNLSSEKFRPSGSGKYDVVKKYASSDDDSQFDANSEKEQGNEYFKQKKFNEAIDCYSRSIALSPNSVAFSNRAMAYLKIKRYREAEVDCTEALNLDDRYIKAYSRRATARKQLGMIKEAKEDAEFALRLEPESQELKKQYSDIKSLLEKEIIERATGAMQRTAQDMLKTAGLEKKTELTDTEMKLKPVTIGEDMVRPSKESSGKKLIGSVQSEEKNEKGSKKVPAITETEDSKKVTSRIQSYEMAAKSSNVNGTQPSGPGNRVTSRKLELKPSVQELAAHAASLAMAEVSKNIQAPKSAYEFENSWRNFSGDPALQNQLLKVTKPSSLPQIFKNALTSPVLFDIIKCVASFFNEDMDLAVKYIYNLTKVPRFDMIVMCLASTEKNELRKIWEDVFCNKATPVEYAEVLDKLRSRYCLKQ, encoded by the exons ATGGCTAGGTCACCGAACAAACACGGCCGCGATCAAGCTCAG GACTTCCAGGGATTTTTGAATGACTTACAGGACTGGGAACTTTCGCTGAAGGATAAAGACAAGAAAATGAAACAGCAACCATCTACTTCTTCAAACCTG AGCAGTGAGAAGTTCAGACCAAGTGGCTCAGGGAAATATGACGTTGTGAAAAAGTATGCCTCAAGTGATGACGATAGTCAGTTCGATGCTAATTCAGAAAAGGAACAG GGGAATGAATATTTCAAGCAGAAGAAGTTCAATGAGGCCATCGATTGTTACTCTCGGAGTATTGCTTTATCACCAAATTCTGTGGCTTTTTCAAATCGGGCTATGGCTTATCTCAAAATCAAAAG GTATCGAGAGGCTGAGGTAGACTGCACAGAAGCCTTAAATCTAGATGATCGTTACATTAAGGCATACTCACGCCGAGCAACAGCGAGAAAACAACTAGGCATGATCAAAGAAGCCAAGGAAG ATGCTGAGTTTGCTTTAAGATTAGAGCCTGAAAGCCAGGAACTCAAGAAGCAGTATTCTGACATCAAATCTTTGCTCGAGAAA GAAATCATTGAGAGAGCCACAGGAGCAATGCAAAGAACTGCACAAGATATGCTCAAGACAGCTGGTTTAGAAAAGAAGACAGAATTGACAGATACGGAGATGAAGTTGAAGCCGGTGACCATAGGGGAGGATATGGTTCGGCCCAGCAAAGAAAGTTCGGGGAAGAAGCTCATTGGAAGTGTACAGTCTGAG gagaaaaatgaaaaaggttCCAAGAAAGTTCCAGCTATCACCGAAACTGAAGACAGCAAGAAAGTGACGTCTAGGATTCAATCTTATGAAATGGCGGCAAAGTCTTCTAACGTAAATGGTACTCAGCCATCTGGACCG GGAAACCGGGTTACGAGCAGAAAGCTAGAACTAAAGCCATCAGTGCAAGAGCTTGCTGCTCATGCAGCGTCACTTGCAATGgctgaagtttctaaaaacattcAAGCCCCAAAATCTGCTTACGAATTTGAAAACTCTTGGCGGAATTTCTCTGGCGACCCTGCGTTACAAAACCAACTGTTAAAG GTTACGAAACCGAGCTCTTTACCTCAGATTTTCAAGAACGCCTTGACTTCTCCGGTTTTGTTTGACATAATCAAATGTGTAGCCTCATTTTTCAA TGAAGACATGGATTTGGCTGTTAAATACATTTACAACTTAACAAAGGTTCCTAGATTCGACATGATCGTCATGTGCCTTGCCTCAACGGAGAAAAACG agcTTCGGAAGATTTGGGAGGATGTTTTCTGCAATAAAGCAACTCCAGTGGAATATGCAGAGGTCTTAGACAAACTGAGATCAAGATACTGCCTGAAACAGTAA